The DNA window GCCTTCTGCAATTTCAGAACGAGCACCAATGAAGCAGTCATCTTCAATAATCGTGGGGTTTGCTTGGAGAGGCTCTAAAACGCCGCCAATACCAGCTCCGCCTGAAAGATGAACATTTTTACCGATCTGAGCGCAAGAGCCAACAGTGGCCCAAGTATCGATCATTGTGCCTTCACCAACATGAGCGCCGATATTGATGTAGGATGGCATGATGATGGCGCGCGGCGCAACAAAGGCACCATAGCGAATTGTGGCTGGCGGTACCATCCGAAAACCAGCTTTTTCGAACATTGTATCTGTCCAGCCCTGTGTTTTGAGGGGGATCTTATCGAACCAAGTTGCATTTGGGCCGCCCGTGATGAGTTGATTGGGCTGAATGCGGAAGTAGAGCAGAATGACTTTTTTAACCCATTCATGTGTTGTCCAGCCTTGCTCTGTTTTTTCAGCAACACGGATCTCGCCCTTGTCAAGAAGAGTAATGATTTGCTGGATGAGTGTTTTGTGTTTGTCAGGAGAGTTCGGTGAGAGTTGATCTTTTTGGTCCCAGAGATAATCAATTGTTTTAGTAAGGTCTTGAAGCATTCTTTTGTTTCCTGTTGAGGTTCTTTGAATGCTTCTATCTTAGACCGAAATAGGAAGAGAGTAAAGAGGGGGATGGGGGATTCTTTGTTTGACACTTATAGGCACCTTAAGTATGATGAAGGTTGTGGGTTTGATCAATTAAAGGGGCTATTATTATGGATGTTAAAAAGAACACAGGGACTTTATTTCAGAGCAAATGTCTTCAATTGTTGACTGAAGATTTTGTTTTGATTGATATTGGGTGTTCAGGAGGAATCGATTCAATTTGGCATGAAACCTTTAAAGGCAAGCTTCAAGCCTATGGGATTGATTCAAATATTGCAGCTATTGACGATTTAAATAAAAAAAATACAAACTCAAAAATCAAATATACAGAGGCTATGATCGCTTGTTCCAGCCAACAAGTATCGGTTGGTCGTGTTGAAGAAGGTTTTTGGGATAGAACAAGCGCTGCGGTGGCTTCAGAGATTGCAGCAAAATCTGTTAAAGAAATGAATATTGATACGGTTATTACGAATAATTTGTATCAGCATATCGATGCTGCACAGAATGTTGTCACATTTAAAGACTATATTGATGCTCACCAGATAAAGTCAATAGACTTTATCAAGATCGATATCGATGGTGATGATTTTAATGTTTTAAAAAGTGCTGAGGATATAATAAGGTCTCAAAGTTGTTTGGGCGTTGTGATTGAAGTTAATTTTTATGGTGAGATGAATCGATTCAGTGAAGTTGATATCTTCATGAGACGATTAGGTTTTGAAATTTGTGAACTTCGACCTAGGCGATATGATTCTAAGGTCCTTCCAGGTCGTTTCGAATTTGCAATGACTGCTCAAACAAATGACGGCAGAATCGCATATGCTGATGCGCTGTATTTAAGAGATCCCTGCAAAGAAATCATAAATGGTTCAGCGGTTACTTTGACTGTCGATCAGTTACTAAAGCTGTCCATGCTCTATGATGTCTGTTCCATGTCGAGCTGGGCAGTAGAAATACTCATGAGTTTCAAAAATGTTTTAGAGGATGCAAAGATTAATGCTGAAGAATTTCTTGATTTGTTAGCACAAGATGCATCGAGACGTCATAGTTTGTCATTCTTAGGGAGCAATCCTTCTTATCGAAAATATATCGATGCTTTTAAAGAAAATTATAAATTATTTTTTCCACGAGTCTCTTTCAGATCAAGTATTCCTGTCCCAAACTTTGTGAAGCGAGCCTATCGAAAAGTAAAATATGGGAGAGGATAAGATTTTTATTTTTTGATTCCAACAAGAATCCAACTTGGATAAATCCAAAATAGGTCTGAGAATTGGTCACGTATCTCTGAGAAAATTTCAATTATTCCTTCACAAACACCGCGAGGGCTTGACATATCTGTAATAACATCGAGGTCTGGACAAAAGTCATGCCACATGACAATACCTCCCGATCTAATGAGAGGGAGAGCTTTGTAGGTGTCATTAATAACGAGCTCTTTTGTGTGGCCTCCATCAATTAAGCAGGTGTCGAAAAAGCCTTGCGGGTAGTTAGTTGTATCCCATTCACGGCTGTCACAATATATTTGACATACGCGGTTTCCTAGATTATTTTCTTTATATTGACGTCCAATGAAACTGTATGAATCGGATTGATGATATATTTTCTGAGAGGATGTTTTCGTATTAATTTTATCGCCTAAATGAAATCCATCAGAGTCGAGTTCCTCAGAGTAGGCCCATGTATTTGGGCCGTCTTGCGGCTCACCTTCCCAAAGATTCATGGTCCAAACAGTTGCACTACACTCTTTTAGACATAGAACAACACCCTCACCTTTCCAGGTGCCAAATTCCAGATGTCGATTTGGTTTAAAGTTTCTAAAGATGTAGCCTAGGATAGGTGCATCATGAATTTGCATTTTCCAAGACTGAAGAGATGTTTTGAGAAAAGAGGCATCGTAAAGATATGGTGAATCAAAACCAAGCTTCCTTTGAAGTTCTTCATAGGATGTTTGCGGGATTTTTCTTGATAGTTCAGATAAAATAGGAGCAAATCTATTGCGAATCAATTGCTTTTCTTTTTTGATTTTAGCCTCAGGCAAAAGCTCTGGATTTACTTTCATTATAACTTTTTTGACAATATTTTTTGCAATTTGTAGCACTTACTTTCTCCCATAATCATCATTGAAGCGAACGATATCGTCCTCTCCTAAATAAACTCCTGATTGAACTTCTATCAGCTCTAGCGGAATTTTACCAGGATTTTCTAATCTGTGCTTCACCCCGTTCGGAATGTAAATCGACTCATTCTCGAATAAAAGTACCACTTCATCATCACGCGTCACTTTAGCTGTCCCTTTAACAACAACCCAGTGTTCAGCTCTGTGATGATGCATTTGTAATGACAATCTGCCGCCTGGTTTCACAGAAATGCGTTTGACTTGGAAGCGCTCACCGCGATCGATACTTTGATAACTGCCCCATGGCCGATGTTCAACAGAATGCGAAAAAGCATGCTGACGATTCTGTGCACGCAAGTCTTCAACAACCTGTTTGACATCTTGAGCTGCTGAGCGTGATGCAACGAGAATTGCATCGGGATTATCAACCACAACAATGTCATCAAGGCCAATAACAGCAACAAGCCTGTTGTCAGATCGGATGTATGAGTTTTTCACATCGCGCACGGTGATATCACCAATGAGAGTATTGCCGTTATCGTCACCAGCGCCAATTTCCCAAACAGAATGCCATGATCCTAAGTCATTCCATTCAATAGATAAAGGCATCACTTTGATGTTTTTTGCTTTTTCTAGAATGCCATAATCGATTGATTGAGAGGGAGATTCTGAAAAAAATCTCATTTTAGGAACAAGCGTTTGCCCATCGCGCAGACCAGCTTGATATGATTGGTCAACTGTTTCATAGATTTTAGGTTCAAAGGACTTGAGTTCTTTAAGATAAACTGACGTTTTCATCAGAAAAATACCAGAATTCCAGGCATAATCACCTGACTCCAGATAGGTTGAAGCTGTTTTAGCATCAGGTTTTTCAACGAATTGAATCACATCTTTAACTGGAGAATTAGCCTTTGTTTTATACTGTATGTACCCATATCCTGTCTCAGGACGGAGAGGTGTAATCCCAAATGTGACAATATTACCTTCGAATGCTTCATCGGCTGCTTCCGCAATGGCTAAAATAAAGGCCCTGTGATCTGCGATATAATGATCTGCAGGCATGATAAGGAGGAGTTCATCACCCTTAGCGTCAATTTCTTTTGAATAGAAAGCAGAAAGCGCAATCGCAGGGGCTGTATTCTTTGCAACAGGTTCGAGAATGAGCTCATAATCTTTGATTTGTTGAGATTCAATCTCTGTTTTGAGCAACATCTGATGTGCTTCACTGGCAACGATCACAGGAGGGAGAAAAGTGACCTTTGGTCCCAGTGATTTTAAAACGGTTTGGTCAAGAGTGATACGTTTCAGCGTATGCTGAAAAAGGGTTTCTTCCCCTAAAAGTTGACAAAATTGCTTTGGATAATGCATGCGTGATAAAGGCCAGAGGCGCGTTCCAGCCCCGCCGCATAAAATAACGGGCCTTATTGAAATCTGTTTTTTGTTGGTATTGTCAGATTTATCGTGCGCCATTTTTATTCCTTTATCTTCAATGACTTATCCGGCTTTAGATATTGCTTTTGCGTTTTTTTGGGAGGCTTGTGGAAAGTAACCTTTTCCCAAATGAATTAAGTTCATGTTTTCAAATGAGCTGGTCTCCAGGAGACGCCAACAGTCAATAACTTGAGTTTCTTTTGAGTTGAACATATCTTCATTAATGCCTCTGAACTCGTCCCAAGCAGTCATAAGAACAACAATATCCTTATTATTTAAGGCTGATTCAAGAGAGTCTGCATAAGTAACCTCATTACCCAAGATAGCTTCTGCCGGCGGCATTGAAACAGGATCATATACTGATACATCAAATCCCGCACTGATAAGTTTAAGAGCTAGAGCGATTCCTTGAGATTCTTCAATCACAGGGGTGTTTGGTTTGTATGAGAGGCCTAAAATTGAAACACGTTTTCCAGAGCGTGAAAGTGATTGTATAATATTCAGTACGCGCTGTGTCTGGTGATGATTAATGCTATCGGTTGCTTTTGCAATATCCGTTTTTACATCAAGAATGCGGGCAAGTTGATTGAAAGCAACATTATCACGAGGGAAGCAAGGTCCACCATAAGCAACACCACCTTTTAGGTATTTAATACCAATCCGAGAATCGCACCCGATTGCATCGGTTACAACATCAACATCGGCCTCAGGTAGATAGTCACAAATTTCAGAGAGCATATTCGCATAAGAAATTTTTGTGGTGACGTAAGTGTTTACAGAGATTTTCGCGAGCTCTGCATTCACAAAGTTCATTCTTTTGACAAAGGGTCTATTTTCAGACGAATGAAGGTAAATCATTTCGAGCAGATCGCCTGCTTTTTTATCGCTTTCGCCAATCAAATAGAAATCAGGGTAAAGCATATTTCTGATGACAGAGCCTAAAGCAATGAATTCAGGGCTGTAGCAGAGGCCAAGTGAATCACCTAGTTTTTTGCCAGAAGCTTTTTCAAGGGCTTCACGAATCTCACCGCCAGTTGAACCAGGCATAACCGTACTTGTGATAACAATCAAATGATATGAGCTTTTGTTTTTAAGAGCCGCTCCAATTTCAGTCATTGCATCGATGACATATTTGTTTGTGAAGACACCATCAGCGCCACTTGGCGTTGGAACGATAACAAAAGTTGCATCACTATTTTGAATTGCATAACTCATGTCGGTTGTTGCACTTAAGTGCTGCTGACCCTTTGTGATGTAATCCTGTAATTCAGGTTCAGTCACCGGAGCAATGCCTTGGTTGATTTGATCAACAAAGTGCTGATTTTTGTCAACACCAATAACATTGTATCCCTTAACAGCAAAAACAGCTGCCATAGGAGATCCCAATTTGCCAAGGCCAATGATAGATAGATTTCTCATGCTTATCTCCTCATGTATAAACTAAGCGACTTTTCTGACAGACGGATTGGTCATCTGTTCATAAATCCAAGAATATGTCTTACGTAAGCCATCTTTTAGAGCGATTGAAGGCTCCCAATTGAGCTCCTTTTTGATGAGTGTATTGTCGCTGTTACGACCACGAACACCGACTGGTGCGTTCAGATTGTAG is part of the Alphaproteobacteria bacterium genome and encodes:
- the dapD gene encoding 2,3,4,5-tetrahydropyridine-2,6-dicarboxylate N-succinyltransferase produces the protein MLQDLTKTIDYLWDQKDQLSPNSPDKHKTLIQQIITLLDKGEIRVAEKTEQGWTTHEWVKKVILLYFRIQPNQLITGGPNATWFDKIPLKTQGWTDTMFEKAGFRMVPPATIRYGAFVAPRAIIMPSYINIGAHVGEGTMIDTWATVGSCAQIGKNVHLSGGAGIGGVLEPLQANPTIIEDDCFIGARSEIAEGVIVEKGSVIAMGTFISASTKIINRETGEIHYGRVPAYSVVVPGTIPSSDPSQKSTVNLSCAVIVKQVDEKTKSKTSINELLRHD
- a CDS encoding FkbM family methyltransferase, whose product is MDVKKNTGTLFQSKCLQLLTEDFVLIDIGCSGGIDSIWHETFKGKLQAYGIDSNIAAIDDLNKKNTNSKIKYTEAMIACSSQQVSVGRVEEGFWDRTSAAVASEIAAKSVKEMNIDTVITNNLYQHIDAAQNVVTFKDYIDAHQIKSIDFIKIDIDGDDFNVLKSAEDIIRSQSCLGVVIEVNFYGEMNRFSEVDIFMRRLGFEICELRPRRYDSKVLPGRFEFAMTAQTNDGRIAYADALYLRDPCKEIINGSAVTLTVDQLLKLSMLYDVCSMSSWAVEILMSFKNVLEDAKINAEEFLDLLAQDASRRHSLSFLGSNPSYRKYIDAFKENYKLFFPRVSFRSSIPVPNFVKRAYRKVKYGRG
- a CDS encoding class I SAM-dependent methyltransferase, producing MLQIAKNIVKKVIMKVNPELLPEAKIKKEKQLIRNRFAPILSELSRKIPQTSYEELQRKLGFDSPYLYDASFLKTSLQSWKMQIHDAPILGYIFRNFKPNRHLEFGTWKGEGVVLCLKECSATVWTMNLWEGEPQDGPNTWAYSEELDSDGFHLGDKINTKTSSQKIYHQSDSYSFIGRQYKENNLGNRVCQIYCDSREWDTTNYPQGFFDTCLIDGGHTKELVINDTYKALPLIRSGGIVMWHDFCPDLDVITDMSSPRGVCEGIIEIFSEIRDQFSDLFWIYPSWILVGIKK
- a CDS encoding mannose-1-phosphate guanylyltransferase/mannose-6-phosphate isomerase, which translates into the protein MRPVILCGGAGTRLWPLSRMHYPKQFCQLLGEETLFQHTLKRITLDQTVLKSLGPKVTFLPPVIVASEAHQMLLKTEIESQQIKDYELILEPVAKNTAPAIALSAFYSKEIDAKGDELLLIMPADHYIADHRAFILAIAEAADEAFEGNIVTFGITPLRPETGYGYIQYKTKANSPVKDVIQFVEKPDAKTASTYLESGDYAWNSGIFLMKTSVYLKELKSFEPKIYETVDQSYQAGLRDGQTLVPKMRFFSESPSQSIDYGILEKAKNIKVMPLSIEWNDLGSWHSVWEIGAGDDNGNTLIGDITVRDVKNSYIRSDNRLVAVIGLDDIVVVDNPDAILVASRSAAQDVKQVVEDLRAQNRQHAFSHSVEHRPWGSYQSIDRGERFQVKRISVKPGGRLSLQMHHHRAEHWVVVKGTAKVTRDDEVVLLFENESIYIPNGVKHRLENPGKIPLELIEVQSGVYLGEDDIVRFNDDYGRK
- a CDS encoding UDP-glucose/GDP-mannose dehydrogenase family protein codes for the protein MRNLSIIGLGKLGSPMAAVFAVKGYNVIGVDKNQHFVDQINQGIAPVTEPELQDYITKGQQHLSATTDMSYAIQNSDATFVIVPTPSGADGVFTNKYVIDAMTEIGAALKNKSSYHLIVITSTVMPGSTGGEIREALEKASGKKLGDSLGLCYSPEFIALGSVIRNMLYPDFYLIGESDKKAGDLLEMIYLHSSENRPFVKRMNFVNAELAKISVNTYVTTKISYANMLSEICDYLPEADVDVVTDAIGCDSRIGIKYLKGGVAYGGPCFPRDNVAFNQLARILDVKTDIAKATDSINHHQTQRVLNIIQSLSRSGKRVSILGLSYKPNTPVIEESQGIALALKLISAGFDVSVYDPVSMPPAEAILGNEVTYADSLESALNNKDIVVLMTAWDEFRGINEDMFNSKETQVIDCWRLLETSSFENMNLIHLGKGYFPQASQKNAKAISKAG